The following DNA comes from Dermacentor andersoni chromosome 2, qqDerAnde1_hic_scaffold, whole genome shotgun sequence.
tataatgtttgcattctttaagttttctgggacccttgctgtcgatagacatttcgtataaagagccgaGAGTTTTCCaggcattatgtctcctccacctttgagtaaatcgactgttattccatcttctccggccgttcttcctcgtttcatatgtcttgcaaggtccttctgacctcatcgctaattATAGAAGGAGCTTCTGTATCctcttcattactgcttcgaatggaggtgtCCTGGCTCCTTTGGGTACTGTATAGGTCAGCATAGAATGCTTCTGCTTCTTTTACTATAACTTCGAAATTTctgataatattaccctgcttatctttcagtgcacgcatcttggtttgtcctattccaagtttctttctcactgatttcaggctgcgcctattttttacggcttcttcactcTTTCTCACGGCATAGTTTcggatatcacttattttcgccttgttgatcagttttgacagctctgcgaattctatcttatctcttgagttggacactttcattctttgtcgtttctttattaggtcttttgttacttgggaacgcttgcctactggttgcctttgtAACTTGCATCAAACTTCAATTCTTGCCTCTAatgccagcctagttacggtttcattccatatctctatgtcatcttcatctctctgttctaaggctgcatatttgtttgcaagtaccagcctaaatttgtctggttttacccttactgcctctaggtttacCTGTTCCTTTTTGACAAAttgtactctttctctcttcaaattgagattaatcctagccctcactaacctatgaccagtacactttaccttacctatcagttctacatcctgcactatgctgggatcaacaGAAAGTATAGAAGTCaagttcatttcttgtttcaccattaaggcTTTTGCAGGTCCagtttctgttgctacacttcaTGAAAAAGGTCTCATTActtgaagcttattcctttctgcgaattctatcagcatctctcctctagcgctcctagaatcgacgccggagttaccaattgcttgttcaccagcctacgttttccccacttttgcattgaagtcgcccattgctacagtatactgagtttgcacttttgtcatcgctaattcaacatcttcataaaactgatctacttcctcatcatcgtgactggatgttagggcgtaggcttgtgctacgtttaatctatacctcttattaagtgttATTACGACTACGGCtgccctcttgttaatgctattaatgctgtagaattcgtcaatgttgcccgctatttccttatggattaggaatcctgccccgtattgcttcttatctggaagacctctatagcagaggacatagctgttattcagcaatgtataaggcTCACCAGTTCTTCTAGTCTCATTCAggtcaatgatatcccaaacaatgtctgatagctcCTCAATGAGTCCCGCTAAGCTAggctcactcgacagagttcgtcAATTAAAGGGTACCAGAGTCAGTTTCCCTTGAGTAGTGCACTCTAAAAAATGACACAGTTTCGACCGAAAGGCGAATCGTCGATTGCGATTGCATATTCTTAGACAGCTATGcgcagtaaggatagtagttttatcgatcGTATAAATTCATAAACATTTGCTTAcaaactgaattaacaagcacgatgACACGCGCGCACTGAGGAACAAGAACGCATATCAtaaatgaccgcggacactccctTTCAGAACGCTTACATGATGAAGAGCGGCaacagcagcaagcgaattgcgTTTCGGGCTGCGATTCGCTTCAGCATGAACtaagcgccgagaacacagcgcgcacgaagtcATCAGCCGTTGGCGCGCCTAAACTCTGTACCCACCGCAGATTGCAACATAAGGCCCGCACGGCCGCTCTCAACCGCAGCCGCGGCCGCAGTAGAACGCCctcatcctccccccccccccccccccgctcacgGTAGACCGGAAGACCACCATCTTccccggctcacccttgcacgatTTCGCACCTACCTACAGCGCATTGGGCGGCCGCGACCTTATTGCACTGGAACTTTTAACTGAAcaacgcggcggcggcggcggcggcggcggcggcggcggcggcggcggcggcggtggaagCTCGCTTGTAGTGTTCGTATAATTGCCATCGCGATAAAATGTGTgctgatcccgaagacagtgcagtaAAACAATTGAAGGGGCCGACGCACCTGCTACTCCTGTCACGCGAGGTGCGACGCGTTAGGGTGCCGTGCGCAGTGCTGAACACTGGGGGGGGGGTTCTGTCGTTCTCACCTCGTGCAGCGTCGGCGTTCGAAGCGTGCAGCACCATTGGAGGCACTCTTCATCACGAGCCAGCGTTGCGAGACCCTTCGTAACTGACAGCGCGCTGTTACTTTTATCCAACAGCAGTAGCCTTACGTACGGCGTCGAACCAAGATGACACAACTGCGCATACTTTGAACAGCGTCTGTTTAGTTCACTCGAAACGCTGAGCTTTCCCATCACTGTCAATAGGCGAAACTGGCAGCTTTTTAGATGAATAAATGATACAGAATATCCGACGGCGGGATTCGAACACGGGATCTGAGATCtaagcacagaagcccgatactgTTATCTTTACGCCTTCGCGGTTTCGCTCCGCAACTCATAATGCGATCGTAGTTTTGACGCGACAGAGTTAAGGACCCCACGTtgaagaaaatccggcgtcggcgtcctgcGTCGGCGTCCTCGTTCCGGCAAGAATAACTTCGaaccatgcatacccaaccacgtATGCTCTCCATGCGGCGCAGGAAAGTTACTGAATTGAATTTCACAAGCTAAGATACGTACAagaatcgtaaagtacgacttacacacgaTCTCCAgattggattgtaatttgaatatacgtgaAAACCtaattatgttacgcgaaaaccaaaaaaaaaaaaaacacaatactcTTTTACGGGGGAGCAGTCAGCAGCGGCTCCTCATTCGTGAGGGGGTTTCGGAGTCgctcctcaggacctaaataaagttacttgcctgcctgcctctcttccagcgtttctaccagatCCAGCGGCTATGGCCTCCCAGATTTGAGCGCACAAATatcaaaggccataaagcggcgcgTCCTGTTCTTTGTAATACCTCCAGAAAGCGCTCGTTTCCCCCGCATTGCGGCCCACGAAAGAAGGCGCGCTTCTACCTGAAGGCTCGCCTTCGCGcatggcgttcgccgccagcgttttccggtaaactttacggttacataagctgcagttgcgggCAAGTGCGAgaagggatctttgaatgctatcgcgttccactcttaaagacgaagcttaagcgtcctccaaatttttgacatgtaaaacctcGATAAATATTTCAAATAATTAACATGTCATCACGCATTAACACCGTCCGTCATTACGTAGTGCTTTTGTCTTGCGCTGCTAAGGCACGGGATCACACCCCGggcacggcggccacatttcgatgggggtgaaatgcaaaacccCCGGTGGTACCGCGTACTGACTGCACGTCAAAGAActacaggtggtcgaaatcattCTGCAGTCGACCCAGTACgacgtggtttcggcacgtaccccagaatttaatttattccTGCGTCGAAATGTGGCCCGATCACGAAAATATTGCCGCCTAAATATGTGTgctgatcccgaagacagtgaaatCTAAAAATGTGTGCCAGTCGCAAAGATAGTGTAGTAAACAAATTCAGAAAATTTCAAAAAACAATTAAATCCGACGGCCCAGCTTTTACGCTCACGCGAGGGGTGACGAGATATAGCGTCGTGTGCAGTGACTCCGGTCCTATCTCACCCCCAAGTTGCCCACGAAGACTTTGCTGGCATCGACTTCAACtggaggttgaatcgccttccaacttcTTTCGCTCGCCTGCATTTTATCTCTTGCAGTGTTGGCTACTCATACCTTCCTTTTCTTTTAGCATTGCGCTTGCTTTAGTTAGGTTTTTTATGTTTCTTCTTACCTCTTTATTCTGCGTATGTCTTGTACACTTCAACAGAACTCTAACAATATTTCGTGCATTCTGTACAGGCCCTGTGTAAGCTTGAAGTAGTACCTAGGATCATGTATGTAACGGGTGTTACATCTCCTGCTCTGCGCAAGCTCACTTTGTGCCACATATCGACAGCGAAAAGGCGTAATGCTGAAAACTATGCTGACATAATTATCTATATGCGTCTGTGTCAGGACGCCATGCGCAACTACTTCAGCCACAGCGGTACGAGTACGTGTCTACAATAGCCCCTGCAGATCTGTTTTCTAGAAGGCAGTTACCTTCCTTTGACGTTCACCTATCACGTTTGTGGACGCTGCTGCTGGGCTCAATGTGTGCGCTACAAATGATCGCATGCCCAGCAAAACGAGGTTCCAAGAGGTGCTATATGCTGCGGGCCTTGCTCTGCGCAGTGACTGCAAATTTAACTTTCACTCTTAGATTACCTGTGTACGCCTCCGCCCATCCCTATCATATCATCCATCCATCAATATCATCTCCATCCATGTCAGGCGCTGGCCTGATATTGCAGCCAGCGAAATTGCTGAGACTGACACGAGAGTTGCTTTGCTTGATGGTTCCGAAGTGCACATTCCGTTTTATTGAGAACCGTGGCCGAGTGCTTGCTCGCTATACATGACGCTAGTCTGATATGGCAACCAGCGAACTGGCAGAGGCTGAGACGAGACTTTCCTTGCTTGTTAGTTGCGAACTGTGCATAGCGTTCTTGTGGACACCGGCAAACTGCTTGTTGTCAAATGTTTTCTGACACTTGGTATCCGATCACAGGGCTAAACCAGGCAATCGCCACCGGTGTCGCCATATTTTTGCAGTGACATAAAGTTGCTTTTCTTCAACGAAAATTAAATGCTGCGACACGCCTAGATGTTTCATACACCCCGTGACACTTGGACTTCATTGACTGCTGCAGCAGCCCATAATGCCACCACTCTCACGTGCCACAGTCGCTAGCACACAGACTTCGTGCTAGTCCAACTGAAACGTGGTAGTGCCGGAGTGTCGTAAGCTTCTGTCGTAAGCACGGAGACATAAAAGTAAGACCATTCTGGGGGACATTCATTATAAAGCAAAGCTCCAAAGAAGATGCGAGAGCAAGGACAGACAGAAAGTAGCACTTGTTGCAACAGGACATTTGTTACAGGAAAGCTGCTGGCTATTGCGGCAATGTAACAAATAACAAAACCATTAAAAtgtccctgaaacggttcggacagattttgtagacgcgtagggtataACAGTAAAACATTCGTGCCACAATTTGAGTGAAGCGTCTCATATCAATAGAACTACGAACAATTACAAGTTACCATCGTCCTCAGCCACGTTTTTTTCTCCCTAACTCGTTCGCCTGAGCGGTTGGGGCTAAGCTCCGGCTTCACTGGCTCTGCTTCATGATgtgacgtcgtgtcgtctacttccggtcctcttggagccagcgcgcgaagccacTCCAACTTCTCCGCACCTGGCCGTCAATCCGCCGCGAGAGTGATCCAAGCAGCGTGTGTTGCGAGCCTTTTGTTGCAGCAccgagcgtgtccggtattccggcaaccATAACCAACCTGGGCGCTTTGACGGATGGGCGGAGTCGTAAACTAGAGCCCTATCGATACGACTACCGCGGTGTTGAAGGGGCTTAGCGTAAACGTTAGGTGCCAGAGCGGCCTgcgcggtgcagccgcctggtggcactgagcttaaagggacactaaagtgaaaaatcatttcttctgcatcagtaaattaccgctctacaacaccaaaaacaccactcctacaacgataagacatttggtaagccagaaaaagcgcaagaaggaaatacgggtggcgacgcctacttaagttcccgcacctggggactgtgacgtcttggattttgatggcatcttctagggcctactaattatatatagcggtgcagattgactacattgtgttctaaaggaaccaaatattaaacatgggaaGTTTTGGGAACATTTATTTAGCCAgcgtggcccaaatgcgaaaacatactttggaatccctgacgtcacgctgacgtaccggcgctggggtttcggcgcgaaattcaaatactgatacttagaccttcattttctcatctaataatcacagaattttgttttgaaatgactgcctgcagggttctcaaacaacgcttcattagtctaaactgatttattgtttcgctttagtgcccctttaaccaGCCAAAAATAGCTACTGTTGCTGTAACCAGGTGTAAAAGATTTCAAACGTTTAGGATACAatgtgttcacgattacgctcgtgccgaaaatttacaccagcagcaaagtagaatacgcTTGGTTACTGCTATGTTAGCTCTGTGTCTGTCTGGTTGTACTCTGGGCCATCAGATGGCTGCACCGAGCAGGCTGCtcacgtttgcgcctccgctcatccggtaaaacgcccaggCTCAGTccgcttgcgcttgcgtttgcccgaATATCGGATACGGTAAACTCGCTATTGCGGTAATATTCCTCTGGCTCGAAGTGACTGCCGCAAACGCGTATAGGTGCTGGTGCCGATCGGGTATtaacagtccgatgcgctgcagtgaCTTCGCTCGTCTGCGGCCTTGCAGAGGAACACTACGTCGCAGTTTGACACATTGCtgatcgctacgtttgcagcccacaacgcaacaagggtgAACTATGGTGCTCGCGAAAACCAAGATCGAGATCAACACTGTCCGCGCAGCTCGCTCAAGAAGGAGCACGCTGCAACACAAGCAGGCACTTGTTGTGTGCCAGAAGTACTTGAGTGTAGGGGTAAACTGTCGTTGTGCATTCTCCTTCTGTTATTTTTCTTTATAGAAGCCCAAgttaaccaacattccaactattacgaacaacatttctTCCCCGCAAGGTTAGAAAAATGATCGATTACGAGACCTGGGTAGCAATCTCGATAGCTCGCCCAAATGATATCAAATGGAATAATTACGTCTACTAGGAGGGGCCGCTGAAAACACAGGGAGTTGGTGACGATGCACATTTTAAAACCTTACAgtaaattacacactttacgtGGGGCGTttaaatgtgtcacttaatgatcagaagtaCGTTTGTACAATATCATCAAAATCGTTTCACGGTCTCTTTAAATGCGCGCGTACCATGCGCACGGCCTTTCTCGAAATACCTTATTagagtggagctgttagaacctcgctgggtttttCTTGACGTTCGCCGATTCGCCGAGCTGGGGCGCAGATagctgagagagagagtgaaagcagagtataaaaatggctatggcttagctaaggttaagcccaggatgcgaagcatactagcctttattttagttgttgagcctggtgaactgctgttgcttggctatatttggttcggctagacgaagaaacaactcatgcgttactctgcttcgccttcaagagtggaacgcgacagcgttcccgtcgtcccgccaaggggtgtaagacaatgggctacggcgcagcgactacgcgccgcgcattggacacggtgagcgtcgagcaacgcagcgttcggcgcggcaacgaaatgtgcgcctgagcaagcgacgcacgcctgagcctgagaaacagctcgtttctaaggcaacaccgcattcactagaggcgcttttgtaccgttttgaagcatcgtactcgtggctcagtggtagcgtctccgtctcacactccggagaccctggttcgattcccacccagcccatcttgcaagagttgagccaaagccacctagaaacaagcgcagctgcttatataccgccgcgacgccgctcgcgacggcgcgagttggagccccgtttcttctctgtcgtgacgtcacggtgtcacgtggtatggcatggggtcaaaggtcattgaaggcgacaccgccgcgcctgaggagctgggttgagctctagtaatatgcttcgcataaagtAGCGTCGCGCAGCGTAGCGCCGCGGTGAAGATGCGTGGAGCTTAGCGGGGGAGAGGGAGCGGCGCGGCGGGGACGCACGggggtgtgacgtcattgctttcCGATAAAAGCCCGCATGTTTGCTTCGGCGGATTTCAAGAAGCTACAAGGTACACGGCGTTGGAGCTCATGCATTAGAGCTAAGGCACGTCGGTTGCCGCCGCGTCGCGCcggtgcagcgtctggcacacGACACGGACGCATATGGAGTCAAAACAAATCACTTCTGTTGCGGCGGGCGCCTCTAACGGCGCGCCGTCCCAACCGGAACCCGCCACACAGGAAGACGACATGCATTTTTCTGAACCCTTGACTTttcccccagctccactggtctctggtgtttgccaTAGCAGAACTGCGCAcaattattgcaatagcaattatatggacactcgaggcggatttctgccgtcggcgtcgtcgtgaggttccgtatgagtgaaagcttgtgagggtgggCCGGCGAACGTGGTTGAAccttgcgtgcgcgagcgagaaagcgtcccggatgcgtgccctcttctctggcgcgcgaggcaggggggtgaggcgagggaggaggggcgttcttctgcCGTGGCTGTTACGGTGGCTCGATGTCCTCTTcgtacagagtggacacaaccgcggcgtctactacggcgttggccacgggAATCGCTGACGCCGTAGTAGATGCCTTTGGTGGACGCTGTAAGGaggcgttgccggcgctcgtatgTCTTGAAAGCGTTATGCGACGGGGCTAAAGTGCGTTACCGCGCCAGCTTGATCTTCAAAGCGATGTGCGAAGTTTTCAGAGTGCGGGTAGttccggtagcttcgtatgtgctgtgctatCGATATTTCGTAGGCGTTGAAGCGACATACGCATGGAGGTCAATTAGCTCGCGgctactgccgcgattcctaattACAGCGTTTCCCAGACAGTTTCCGCGttatcgagcgatgtgtgttcatgtttacctgtgcgagcGTGTGGCCGCGCtgattaatttagttaaaacatgttgacgggctagttggttcgaatccATGATGGATAGGTacagcgcgactgaacaaggacgaagaaagaagcagacacgcaaggacagcgctgtctccatgtgtctgtttctttctacgtcctcgtttgcGTAGCTTTTTTACATTCTAtcattgttcatttagttagtaagcgaatatttacaagcttatacggccaataaaactactatgcttacttcgtacagctatgtaCTAATTTGCTACTGTAATTGGTGCTTCGCTTTTCAGGCGGAATTGCGAATATTTTTTTGTTCATGGGTTCATCAAAGATACGATGTATTGTCAAGACAAGGCATGTTGCATTTGTTCCACGGAACATACAACACGCAACTGTATGAACAACTAACGTGCTCTTGTAACTGCTCTAGCACCACCATCCTCTAGCCCACTTTAATTCCACGTTATCCGACCCAGTGCAGCGTAACAGACAAGAACACTGCCCTTAACCATACGTTATAATGGTGTAGCTTAGCATTACCTCTTCGCTAATCGGGAAATATAAATTCTTCGTATATCCTCACCGTGTGTATTGTAGTgacagcaaaacagaaaaagtaaAACACTCCTCCCAATCCGTTGCTGTAGCAGTATCCCAGAAGCTACTGcggagagaagaaagaagaagtgCAACCCCGTGATCTCTGGCGATACACTGAGCCACGAAAAAGCGGCTGCAACATCGTCGCCCATGGCCAACCTGCGACGCAAAAGCCGAACGCTGTCTAAAGATGAAGACATCTTAGATCCCGTGAAGCGGCTGCCTAACGAGCCAGCGGCGCCGGCGGCTCCCGAAGCATGTCAGCCGCTGGGTCAGGTACCTGCAAGTACCCGGCGCGGCTCCAGGTATGAGACTGTTGAACAAAAGACGGCCGCAACTCCTTCCCCAGCGGCTAGCCCTTGTCGCAAGAGCCTCGCGCTGCCTGAAGGTGAAGACGCCTTCGAGCTCGCTAAGCCGCCATTGACTATGCCCGCGTCTGCCGAAGCACGCCAGCCAACGGGTCAGGTACCTGGAACATCTAGACGAGGTTCCGGGTATTGCGCCGCTGAAGAAAACGCGGCCGCACCTGCGCCGCCCGTGGCCAACATTCGCCGCAAAAGCCTTGCAGTGTCTAAAGGCGAAGACATTTTAGATATTGCGAAGCCGCTGGCTCCCAAACCCATATCGTCGGCGCCTCAGGATGTCCCTCAACAGCAGGCGCCTCTAAAGTCAAAGCAAGGCTCCTGGTATGAACCCCTGGCTGACGCGAAAGCCCGCAGCGACGCCCTGGGACAAAAGGGTGTCACCGCTGG
Coding sequences within:
- the LOC129387518 gene encoding uncharacterized protein, whose protein sequence is MANLRRKSRTLSKDEDILDPVKRLPNEPAAPAAPEACQPLGQVPASTRRGSRYETVEQKTAATPSPAASPCRKSLALPEGEDAFELAKPPLTMPASAEARQPTGQVPGTSRRGSGYCAAEENAAAPAPPVANIRRKSLAVSKGEDILDIAKPLAPKPISSAPQDVPQQQAPLKSKQGSWYEPLADAKARSDALGQKGVTAGGPQKSKGSQPSYKQESQLYVTAPEAPIQHKGHQQPEPPEKGYVQLPSYHTDLDDQQTNMSWPCMLCTLTLLVALVFFLILFMVQSSEKLASLEKTTISSTLVAHATTQPLERKMVESTTQPDPDVPASAECATTIESSIEEEEDDDAQTTFATTVHGDVDEEALTPPWAETS